The window GAAGCGTGACTAGAATATCTTTGTCTCATTTATCAGGTTGATTTCGTGTCTACCTATTGACCAAGTCAttcttatataatttaatgaaaaaaaatacaatacacACATACTCgtgtttcaattaatttactttttattttatttaaaaaaaaaaaataacacatgtATCAAGTATTGGTGCTTTCATCTTTAACAAACTTGACTttgtcaatgttaaatttaaaaataaaataattatatttatcaaagtaaCCCATGTTCATTTTAattacttgaatttaatttgaaacaacaacaacttttgaatataaaacatTGTAATATATGGATTCCATTGAATTTCAAAGTAGATATATGTTCGATTTTCGAAATCTCATGTGTACAATGTATATCAATGTTGCGCAATCATTTgaatatgtgtatataaatttatgataaatgaaAGGAAAGCCTTAAAAATATCCTATggaataacaatataatataattaataaaaaggaaaggaatatgaaaaattaaattaaatatacaatataaaatattatggtaaaattgaattttattgtttaaactttattttcataatattttccatgattgaattgtaaaatcttgaaaaagaaaaaaaaaataaaatttatattgttgtttttgttgtcgAAAATATGTGTGAAATGATTGTTCGTGACTAGATTTTGCCAGAGATCgttatttaatgatgatagaATACTGGTGCTGGATGAGCGGCATATGCGAAAGCTGGTGCTGGATGAGCAACATAGGCTGCTGGTGCAGCATGAACAAGTGGTGCAGAGTAGGCAACAGCAGCTGGTGCAGCATGAACTAATGCAGCAGAGTGAACctagaatgaaataaataaataaataaataaataaacaattcatataatgtaataaatcaataatataaaaataattgatattaatatatattaaattacctTGTAAGAGTTTGAGTAGCTAGTTGCAACTGGTACTGCACTGTGTACAGCAACTGCTGGTGCAGCTTGTACAATTGGAGCAGCCAAAAAACCTGGTTCTGGTTTTGGTTCTGGTGCTGGTGCAGCCATGGTGATTGTAGCAACAAGTGCAAACAAAACAATGATTGATTTGAACATTtttaagtttgtttttttcaagttattcTTTCTTGCTTGAAGAATGAAGATTGAATGATGCTTTACCACAATTCTTCAACGTCTTTTATACCAAAAATTTGTCTACATATGTTAACTTGTATTGCATTAACCCTACCATAATAATTCCACCCTACtctagtcttttttttttttttttcaccatctACATGTTGTATATATGCATGCGAACGTGTTTGACCTCCAAAACAGTATTTCTCTGGTTGGCGCACACTCTCAACTTCCTGACCACTTTATTTGAGTAATCTCTCACAATAATCTTTCTCTGTctctcacttttttttttttttttgaatctttCTCTCATGtgaattgaaatttcaacGAGTTGTCAAGCCAAGGATCTTTCAGTCTGTTTCAGTCTGAAACTTTATTGCGAACcttcaaaatgtttttttttttttatatatttttacttggtaatttgaatttgttttttttttttttttttctctagatAAACTTGACCATGACAAcgagatgatgatgatgatgaagaagaagaaaaaagagTATTTAATCTCAAGGGGGCACTGGACAAAAATAACCCTCAGGcaatacaatataatataatataatattagataGACATAgcatatcataaataataatcacattAGCAACACTAGacttattatatatatatagtcagCAATGACGTGCGTCAATCTATCCTCTCTTAAGTAAATTTACTATGAAGCAggaagttattttttaaaaaataaaccgttaaatcaaaaaatataaaggttATTGTACTTGTAAATTTcaagttgttgtttttgttgttttatttttatattaggtaaattaaatttattttgatatatattaattaatcttgtctacatacataataataataataataataatattgaatgtataattaaacatcacaataataaattgcaGCATTTagcttatttataaattcttttgttataatttatgagGCAGTCCATCGAATTGTATTTGGCAGTTTGTTTTGTTCACTTGACAAATTCTCTTTTGACAAACACTTGTCAATCAAAtcaattgcaaaataaaataacaataataataataataattgagtttATGCAAatgcaaattatttaatttaataataatgatatttaagCCAAtgcttaaaaatatacaatatcattaatatttaatttttgtcaagTAACTTGTTTGAATAAatacaagtatataaaaaaaaaaaaaacgagattaatatgaaaaagagGTGAAAGGCTTTATGctcttaaaatatatatttatatgcgTAAGTatgtaaaaaagtattttggAATATTGATTCAAGGCAATTTAGCTGACACAAagttgatcaaaaaaataactaaaatcaataatttattattatatatatatgtttgtgACGGGGCTTGTCAAACACAACGACttgctaatattatttttttttcttttccttcaTCTCCATGcaaactaaattaaataaaacaaatatcatTAGGATAGGATATACTTGaaggtaaaataattaaattgaaaaaataaatatgtttgaaaaatgtattggtttatttattattgcaattaaatttcatgttctatttgtataaaaaatattgaaaaacaaatctaTTGTAGttgaattttgttgataaatttttaatggtaGTATGCTGGTGCGGCAACTGCTGAGTAAGCCAATGGTGATGGATGAGCAGAGTAAGCCAATGGTGATGAATGAGCTGAGTAAGCAAATTGAGCTGGATATGAAGAGTATGCAACTGGTGCTGGATGAGCAGAGTATGCAACTGGTGCAGCTTGAGAGTATACAACTGATGGATTTGTCTTGTAGGCAAAGTTGTAGTTGTTTGCGTATGTTGCAACTGGTACAGCATGAGCAACAGCAAGTGGTGCTGCTACTGCTGCTGTTGATACAAGTCCATAGCCTGGTTTTGGTGCTGGTGCTGGTTCTGGTGCTGGTGCAGCCATGCTAACGGCAATAATAGCAAACAAAGCAACAAGTTTAAacatcttgataatttatatttattttaacaaaaaattaactttgtaTGTTGCTTTCGATAGTTGTAGTTATCGAACTGTAACTAttcataaaaatcaacaactttATATAGTCAATTTATGTCCCCTTCTtcttttgttgtattattttttctaaatatcatGCATATACGTTAAATTATAAGCGGAAGGAGCTGATATTTTTACGGGCCAACTTGAATCTTTCACTTAAATAATTCGGCCACTCCTCTgcatgtatattaaaaatatataaatgttaataGACAGGTCCAAGGATTTTATTGATCCGTTACTCAATCATCgcaaaacaatttattttaaataaatttatattttttttatttaatattttggatctttcaattgatacaaaaaaaaacaaaaaaaaacatattgttGCATTAGAAAGTATAAATTTTGTCTTTTCTTTCTTGGCCCTTTCTAATGAATATCCATATCTTTCTCAAGAgactttattttataataaataaaaaaatatttatgaaattttaattatataaaaaaaaaaagtatgttgtaattaaaattgccATTGAAAATgactaataatttaacaatcgAGAGttgattatcaaataaaagCTTTATTTGcactttgaattttaatagaaTATATTAGGCTCACAACGTAACACCACAATTGTCAATCAGGAAAAAGTATATTtcgcaaaataaaataaaataaaagtgacACAATTATTCATTGGCAACACGTGTATCATTGTTGTAATGTCATTACATATTACATATATTGTGTGTAAAAATAGAACAAACGATATCGTAATATCAAtcgtatatatgtatacattttattatcttgcacaataatttttaggacaagattaattttttgatatatataatacatatgaaaatttccatatacaattattgttatataatatttattttaaaatgatctaGTCCAAATTGGAAAAGTGgggaataaatgaataaatgaataaacaaataaacaaaaaataattaatatcagaaaatttttaatttttattgcagcataatttttataaaataaataaatagttgtcTTATACTGAAGCTGGATTTTGATGACCacgacgacgatgatgatgataatgatatttttccattttttttttttttttttcattaaataataatacgatTATCGTGTATTGCACTTAGTGAACAATTGCAATTGGTGCTTTGTAGGCAGTGTATCCACTGGCATATACTGCTGGAGCTGGATGAACGGCAACAGTTTTAACAAGTGGTGCAGCATGAAGTACTGGTGCATGAACAATTGGTGTTGCAGCAATTAATGGTGTTGTTTTGATGAGTGGTGCAGCATGTACAGCAACTGGAACAACTACTTTGTTAACTGGTGCTCTGTATGATGCTGAATGTGAGTAACTTGTTGCAACTGGTACAGCATGAGCAACAGCAACTGCTGGTGCAGCAGCAATTACTGGTGATACTGGAGCAGCCAAAAAACCTGGTTCTGGTTTTGGTTCTGGTGCTGGTGCTGATAATGCACagccaacaaataataatgcaacaatcacaaatttcatcattttgaaatttttttttgcgaatAAATTCACTGTaatacttgttgttgttgttgttgtttaaataaacaaagactGTATGATACTATTTGAGTTGAATTTGCTTGCTTTTATACTCGAGTCTTTCTCGTTGATTCGCTGATTTTTTATTGGGAGaaatttaatatgtatatatgtgtgtgccAATTTTGCTTGAGGGCCAGACAacgaaaattatattattataatgatgataataataaaaatggttttaaaaaatattgcaagcAAAGAAATAACAAACGCACTGAGAGTTGCTTCGACCCTCAGTATCGAGGTAAACTTGGTAAGTGACCTTGTTtaccttcaatttttttttaacttcaattttttttaccctgtATACATAGCAAAAATCAATGgggtttaaataataattataatctttattggatatttaattaatttattattattataaatgtgtgattttgtaatttttgtggttccatttaataattataaaaatatatattgactttttagtataaatataaaaactggTTTTTcgagatatatttatatcatttctagacaacaatttaaataataaaaataatgatcatCATATTGCCAAGGTCAAGCACACGTACATcttattcttcttcttcttcatcaaatgaagaaaaaaaaaacaagtacaatggcacgaaaaataaaaacaacaagttgATGTACCTATGTAGATTTTTTCTCAagataaatcataataataataacaacaagagAGCCTCACCTCAACCTTGATCCACTCACATATTATAACGACCATAACGACAATATTGTGTGTGATATCTCTCTCGAGTGTAAATTATTACctctcaattttatatttctccaaatatatatttaattataccaATTAccatatatgataaaaaaatatagcattATTAtctcttttataaataaaatgaagaaatttaattagagtaagaaatattgaaatttatttatttaataattacatgattatttatatttgaatataaaaaaaaatatataaactttggataatataatatttagttTAGTGAAATGCGTCAATATATAATCAggtaacatattttttttttgtcgtgttTGTACATTTGTCCTCAAGTACTTTggaatattatcatcaatgtatataaatatttaattaaattgtcttAATGATAGTAATCATTTCCATAACCACTGTATCCACCATATCCACTGTATCCAGTTAGACCATAACTACCATAGCCAAGACCTGAACCATAATATCCACTTGAACTTCCATATCCATAACCATTACCATATCCATGACCATATCCATATCCACTACCATATCCATTGCCATATGCAAGACTGTTGTATCCTCCTAATCCATAACCACCATAAAGAGCATGTCCATAGCCAGATGCTGGATATGTTTTAGTTACAATTGGTGCTGGAATTATTTTTGGTGCATATGGTGCAGTATAGGCAAcctattgataaataaataaataaataaataaataaataaataaataaataaataaataaataaataaataaatcatcaattgttatagtaaatgaaataaataataaaatattaccttGTAAGTGTTTGCATAACTTGTTGCAAGTGGAGTACCATGATAAGTTGTTACAGATGGTGCAACATAGCCCACTGATGGAGCATAGCTTACACTTGGTGCATAACCATATCCATATCCACTGCCATAACCATAGCCATTACCATATGCATAtggtaaaattgatgatgCTGCTGCTGTTATTGCACTTGGTGATGCATTTGCAGTTGCCAAAATGACaccaaaaaataatgcaatctttaaaaaacaaagttgttattattgtaataaataataatattaaattatgatgTACTTACCAATTTAAACATTgttaaaatgtttttctttttgaatgtCTTGGATGGATAACTTGAACAAGTACCGTGTTAGACTGACTTGACAATTGTTTAGGTTGTGCTTATATACCCAATTGATAGCCAAGATGTTGCTCTAACAAGGAGAATGCTTGATTGCTCATTTGTATAGATGCATTGCTATTTGCTTGCAGCTGAAGGTTGGGAAGTAGGAAAATCctagatgttaaaaaaaaaaattatttatacatttgttgtccctcttttttaaataccgCGGGAATTTGGCTTCAAGACATAATAATATGTTTGCATGTTTATTGTCATGCTTATATCTTTCAACAACGTACGACGACAGCaagaggagaaaaaaaaaaagaaaaaaaaaatcaaggatCAACTATTTAAAACATTgtgttaatatataataataataattgatactCGATGATCCACATCcgacttgaataattttattattgaaaaataaacaacgtACTTGCACCACATCaaggataaaataattatatatggaATATATGGTCAGCGGTGAAGAGGGTACCCCATGTACTTCgtgtgaacaaaaaaaaaaaaaataataaaaataaaaaaaacttgtgaaTGATTTGCGTTGGATAATGATTATTACAAATTGCGTTCAAGTACATTGTGTGATTTCAAGCGTAAAGTCCAAGTGGAGGACCGTGAGCTAgtgttttaatgaaaatttttaactcaaaaattaTCGTGGTGGTGAACAGTATGACACAGTCATCTTCGAAGGTCTATTTTGCAACGACATCTCacataactttttattttttgtctaatttatttttttatttatcccaCTTCCCAGATAACTTACTTAAAGTCACACTAATgttcaaatgaataaaattacttgttcaataagaaaaaaaaaaactaggtcTAGGTAAATGGtgagaaattttaatatctaataaacaggtaataataattatgcgTTGATGATAAAGGCGTAAcagtttcaataaaattttcattaatagcCTTGTTGATacaaagatttttaaattttttatttaaactcaatgtaattatgtaaattataatggCTATCAATCAGTTGTATCAtttcaatcatcatcatcatcatcatcatgagtATCAAACGTATACAATGTTGATTAGAGGgcgataattaatattattttaaataaatttaataataaaaaataaaagttatgcaattatataaatatgtttgtTGATGCGTGTGGCTGATATTGTGGTCGTGATGCTGGTGACtcatatgaaattatttaaattctttatctcattgtttttaaattaattttataataaataaacttttaatatgttaaactaattaattcaataaattagaTTAAgtcaaaggaaaaaaaaaagaaaaagtactGAGTTTGACATGAAtttgtgaaaatataatattatgtcacagtgataataataaaaacaaaaaatattatttatgtaattaatttaaaaatgatgctTCTTttggtatttaattttttcttgttgatggtggtggtgatgttgTTTTAAGCATCATTTTCGCCTTCTTCTTCTTCGTCAAATTCACCTTCTTCTTCGGCAGTTGCTTCTTGGTACTGTTGATACTCAGAGACAAGATCATTCATGTTACTTTCAGCTTCAGTAAATTCCATTTCGTCCATTCCTTCACCAGTGTACCAGTGCAAAAATGCTTTACGTCTAAACATGGCTGTAAATTGTTCAGAAACACGCTTAAAAAGTTCCATAATTGCTGTTGAATTTCCAATAAATGTTGCAGACATTTTTAATCCACGTGGTGGAATATCACAAACTGCTGTTTTTACattatttctatttgaaaagaaaaaaaaaaatcatatgcttataatattaattatcaaaaaaattataaaattaattataatttcatcaaCTTACGGAACCcattcaacaaaatatgatgaatttttattttgtatattaagcATTTGTTCATCAACTTCTTTCATTGACATTCTACCACGAAATATTGCAGCAAcagttaaatatttaccatGACGTGGATCACATGCAGCCATCATATTTTTAGCATCAAACATTTGTTGTGTTAATTCTGGTACAGTTAGGGCACGATATTGTTGTGATCCACGTGATGTTAATGGTGCAAAACcaggtataaaaaaatgtaaacgtGGAAATGGTACCATGTTAACTGCTAGCTTTCTTAAATCAGCATTTAATTGACCAGGAAAACGTAGACAAGTTGTAACACCACTCAATGTTGCACTTACAAGATGATTTAAATCACCATATGTTGGTGTTGTTAATTTAAGTGTGCGAAAACATATATCATAAAGTGCCTCATTATCAATGCAAAATGATTCATCAGTATTTTCAACAAGTTGATGAACTGACAAAGTACAATTGTATGGTTCAACAACTGTATCTGAAaccttgaataaaaatttattttttatttatatttatttgatgatgattaatgaaatataaaatttacttttggAGATGGTACAACACTAAAAGTCATCATAATTCTGTCTGGATATTCTTCACGTATTTTTGATATAAGAAGAGTTCCCATTCCAGCACCAGTACCACCACCAAGTGAATGAGTCAATTGAAAACCCTGAAGACAATCACAAGATTCAGCTTCTTTTCTTACAACATCCAATACAGAATCAACAAGTTCAGCTCCTTCAGTATAATGACCCTTTGCCCAATTATTTCCAGCACCAGATTGtccaaatacaaaattatctgGACGAAATATTTGTCCAAATGGTCCAGATCTTACTGCATCCATTGTTCCTGGCTCAAGATCAACGAGAATTGCTCTTGGTACATATTTACCACCAGTTGCttcattataataaacatttatacgTTCAAGTTGAAGATCAGAATCACCATGATATGAACCAGTTGGATCAATTCCATGTTCATCCGATATAACTTCCCAAaactatataataattaaacatcaacatttttcaatttaaaaaataatttgaaaattaacaaaaaaatataattacctTTGCTCCAATCTGATTGCCGCATTGACCAGCTTGAAGATGAACAATTTCacgcattattattatttattattatcaaatataatatattattttattgatttttttttttttaaatttttttttattcaagaagacaaaaaatattgtgacagacaaaatatcaaaagacaATGATTTTGTAATCTAGCAATGTCTCATTTGGCAATTATTCTCTTGTTTTCGTTGTCagggtaattttttattttattatttcttttatttgttttaaaacaaaagatgacattaacaaatttgtctttttatttataaataataataataataataatatttgcagAAATGACTGACGCACTTGTCACTGATGGTGAGTTGACGCCTTCAAGGATAAGGATACATGTACACGCCtatactagttttttttttattatataatgcatgttgaattaattattatatttatattttattcgtgTTATAAATATGCTTGtttcaatttgaataaataaataaattatatcgataaaaaataaaaatactttattattttattcgcTATATTATGGAAGAAGAAagaaatctaaaataaatttctatgaCGCacgttaatatattttttgtattctatataatagaaatataaaattgaatcaattttacttgttcattcaataattttattttgtccaTCTTCATTCATAAGTAACACGTTGAGTTTAATGAATTTGCTGCAACACAATATATCAcatcttaaatatatttacatatatagGTATCACGAtaaggtatattttttaaaaaataaaaatcaatacgAAATGTATATTTCGAAAAGgcattttgtatttatttcaaaaatatcaaaaaacaagataaacaaaatattttaattttaaatttaaatttttttttagtgtgtgtatgtgtatatgTGTTGATGTGTAAATGTAAAAGCGATATCCAACTTGTGTTGTTACATTGTGAAAGGTAAATACTCTCTGTGGGTTGCCAATGTGGATGAACAGGTGGCACCATCACTTAGCCAATTATCAGACCAACAGCATCAACACCAACACACATTATATCATGTATTGATGTATACCTATAGTAttacatattataaataatgtatcaTCACCATCAGGTACATCAGGTTTGATGATGACAATGCTGGACAGTCGGTAATCTTGTTATTCTTGCAGTCCCtcgattttttcatttatttaaataggcATAtcgtttttgaaaaaaaaaaaaaaaatgactggactttatataggtatatgttgtcttgttgatgttgattttttgtgaaagataaaaaacaaaaaaaataaataaataaattaacgacGAGCAGCAAATACAGCTGGTGCTGCGTATGCAGAGTAAGGTGAGTATGCTGGATAATAAGCTGCTGCTGAAAGTGGTGCTGAATATGTTGAGTATGCTGAATATGCTGGTGCTACATAGGGTGTTGCATATGATGCAACAATTGGTGCAGCATGAGCATGTTCAACTGAATGAGAATTATATGTACTGGCATATGTTCCAACAGTGAGTGCTGCTGGTGCTGCTGCAACTGGAACAGCAATGTTACCAGCTGAACAAGCAGCTACAATTGCTGACAATACAAtctataatatcaaaaaaaaaaaaaaaacattataatatacaatataaaatattaatttaatttataaatattaaaaacaaacttACATAACACTTGGACAtcattttgtttatgtttGGAATTGTTGTGTGGTTCGCTGTGAAAACTACGATGCCAAATGATTATTGAAGCACAGCTTTTATAGTTAAATTTAGTTGAGATCCAACAAAGAAATCATCCCCACTTGTTGTAATAAAGCAGGGGGATACAAGTACCTATAGTAGCTCCTCTCTACTTTTTTCTTCCACCACCTTCTATCATCAAAGGATGGCCACACCC is drawn from Aphidius gifuensis isolate YNYX2018 linkage group LG3, ASM1490517v1, whole genome shotgun sequence and contains these coding sequences:
- the LOC122853456 gene encoding tubulin beta chain, yielding MREIVHLQAGQCGNQIGAKFWEVISDEHGIDPTGSYHGDSDLQLERINVYYNEATGGKYVPRAILVDLEPGTMDAVRSGPFGQIFRPDNFVFGQSGAGNNWAKGHYTEGAELVDSVLDVVRKEAESCDCLQGFQLTHSLGGGTGAGMGTLLISKIREEYPDRIMMTFSVVPSPKVSDTVVEPYNCTLSVHQLVENTDESFCIDNEALYDICFRTLKLTTPTYGDLNHLVSATLSGVTTCLRFPGQLNADLRKLAVNMVPFPRLHFFIPGFAPLTSRGSQQYRALTVPELTQQMFDAKNMMAACDPRHGKYLTVAAIFRGRMSMKEVDEQMLNIQNKNSSYFVEWVPNNVKTAVCDIPPRGLKMSATFIGNSTAIMELFKRVSEQFTAMFRRKAFLHWYTGEGMDEMEFTEAESNMNDLVSEYQQYQEATAEEEGEFDEEEEGENDA
- the LOC122853458 gene encoding neuropeptide-like 3 — translated: MFKLVALFAIIAVSMAAPAPEPAPAPKPGYGLVSTAAVAAPLAVAHAVPVATYANNYNFAYKTNPSVVYSQAAPVAYSAHPAPVAYSSYPAQFAYSAHSSPLAYSAHPSPLAYSAVAAPAYYH
- the LOC122851138 gene encoding pupal cuticle protein G1A → MMKFVIVALLFVGCALSAPAPEPKPEPGFLAAPVSPVIAAAPAVAVAHAVPVATSYSHSASYRAPVNKVVVPVAVHAAPLIKTTPLIAATPIVHAPVLHAAPLVKTVAVHPAPAVYASGYTAYKAPIAIVHMFKLVALFAIIAVSMAAPAPEPAPAPKPGYGLVSTAAVAAPLAVAHAVPVATYANNYNFAYKTNPSVVYSQAAPVAYSAHPAPVAYSSYPAQFAYSAHSSPLAYSAHPSPLAYSAVARIVVKHHSIFILQARKNNLKKTNLKMFKSIIVLFALVATITMAAPAPEPKPEPGFLAAPIVQAAPAVAVHSAVPVATSYSNSYKVHSAALVHAAPAAVAYSAPLVHAAPAAYVAHPAPAFAYAAHPAPVFYHH
- the LOC122853457 gene encoding keratin-associated protein 6-2-like, which codes for MFKLIALFFGVILATANASPSAITAAASSILPYAYGNGYGYGSGYGYGYAPSVSYAPSVGYVAPSVTTYHGTPLATSYANTYKVAYTAPYAPKIIPAPIVTKTYPASGYGHALYGGYGLGGYNSLAYGNGYGSGYGYGHGYGNGYGYGSSSGYYGSGLGYGSYGLTGYSGYGGYSGYGNDYYH
- the LOC122853459 gene encoding larval/pupal cuticle protein H1C-like, with the protein product MMSKCYIVLSAIVAACSAGNIAVPVAAAPAALTVGTYASTYNSHSVEHAHAAPIVASYATPYVAPAYSAYSTYSAPLSAAAYYPAYSPYSAYAAPAVFAARR